One Methanobacterium sp. genomic region harbors:
- the ala gene encoding alanine dehydrogenase yields the protein MPETILLNQSQVKELTTMKETIKNVETAYKFHAERKVQMPPKEYIFYKKFRGDLRIMPCFIRGLNESGVKNVNVHPDNPRKHNLPTVMAMIELVDPKTGFPVSVMDGTWITDMRTGAAAGVATKYLARDNSEILGLVGAGVQAETGLEAIMEVIDIKEVRVSCRTCQTRESFAQKASEKYGIPVKAVDTIKEAVQGADVLLTTTPAREPVVKSKWVGPGTHINAMGADAPGKQELDSHILQKSKIIIDCWDQASHSGEINIPVQEGIIRQNDIHSKIGDVIIGSIPGRTSDEEITVFDSTGLAVQDIVTAWNVYEKALQKGIGQKMNFLE from the coding sequence ATGCCAGAGACAATACTTCTAAATCAAAGCCAGGTTAAAGAACTTACAACCATGAAAGAGACTATTAAAAATGTTGAAACTGCATATAAGTTTCATGCGGAGCGTAAAGTCCAGATGCCTCCCAAAGAATATATATTTTATAAAAAATTTAGGGGTGACCTCCGAATAATGCCATGTTTTATTCGTGGCCTAAATGAATCTGGAGTTAAAAATGTAAATGTGCATCCAGACAACCCCCGAAAACACAACCTGCCAACGGTCATGGCAATGATCGAGCTTGTAGACCCTAAAACAGGTTTTCCAGTTTCTGTAATGGATGGAACTTGGATCACAGATATGAGAACAGGTGCTGCAGCAGGAGTTGCCACAAAATACCTCGCAAGAGATAATTCTGAAATTTTAGGACTTGTAGGGGCTGGAGTTCAGGCAGAAACGGGACTTGAAGCTATAATGGAAGTAATAGACATTAAGGAAGTAAGGGTTTCCTGCAGAACCTGCCAAACAAGGGAATCATTTGCTCAAAAAGCCTCTGAAAAATATGGGATTCCTGTTAAAGCAGTTGATACTATAAAAGAAGCTGTACAAGGTGCTGACGTACTGTTGACCACCACACCTGCACGAGAACCTGTCGTTAAATCAAAATGGGTAGGCCCCGGGACTCATATTAATGCAATGGGGGCTGATGCTCCAGGTAAGCAGGAACTAGACAGCCATATACTCCAAAAATCTAAAATTATAATTGACTGCTGGGATCAGGCCAGCCACAGTGGTGAAATTAACATTCCAGTTCAAGAAGGTATTATACGACAAAATGACATCCACAGTAAAATTGGAGATGTAATAATAGGTTCCATTCCAGGTAGAACCTCAGATGAAGAGATTACAGTATTTGATTCAACAGGACTTGCAGTTCAGGACATAGTCACTGCATGGAACGTGTATGAGAAGGCTCTTCAAAAAGGCATCGGTCAAAAGATGAATTTCTTAGAATAA
- the gatA gene encoding Asp-tRNA(Asn)/Glu-tRNA(Gln) amidotransferase subunit GatA, translated as MSLLNKERSIKNHEITALENVESFLKTINKKNDSINAFLEIKEDEAIQAAEKIDSKIEKGAEVGKLAGLAVGIKSNINIEDFKITAASKTLENYIGSYNATVVNRIKEQDGIILGVTNMDEFAAGSSTETSYFGYTENPAAPGRIPGGSSGGSAAAVAAEMCDLSLGSDTGGSIRNPASHCGVMGFKPTYGVVSRQGLLDLAMSLDQIGPFAQDAGGIALMLDTIAGYDPIECTSLKDTPDFEGITEKSQDALKGMKVGVVKEFFDVSDDKIVNIIEEQIDKMTEAGAEVVELSFDYIDLCLPTYYLINYVEFFSATRKYDGRKYGYRIEDVCGDEVLRRIHIGSYISQKEYSGKYYKKALQARSLIRREITKLLGGVDVIIGPTVPKLPHKLGESLDTMEMYAYDVLTVIANLAGIPAASMKAGEVDGIPVGLQIQGKPLDDAKIIQLMAGLEQI; from the coding sequence ATGAGTCTTTTAAATAAAGAACGTTCAATTAAAAATCATGAAATAACAGCTTTAGAGAATGTAGAAAGCTTTTTAAAAACAATAAATAAGAAAAACGACAGTATAAATGCTTTTTTAGAAATAAAAGAAGATGAAGCGATCCAGGCAGCAGAGAAAATCGATTCTAAAATTGAAAAAGGCGCTGAAGTAGGAAAGCTTGCAGGGCTCGCTGTTGGGATAAAAAGCAACATCAACATTGAAGATTTTAAGATCACAGCAGCTTCAAAAACCCTTGAAAACTACATTGGAAGCTACAATGCCACTGTTGTAAACCGAATAAAAGAACAGGACGGCATAATTCTTGGTGTGACCAACATGGACGAGTTTGCAGCTGGAAGTTCCACTGAAACATCCTACTTTGGATACACAGAAAACCCTGCCGCACCTGGAAGAATTCCAGGAGGTTCAAGCGGGGGAAGTGCAGCTGCAGTTGCAGCAGAAATGTGTGATCTCTCATTAGGATCTGATACTGGTGGATCCATAAGAAACCCTGCATCTCACTGTGGAGTTATGGGATTTAAACCAACTTATGGTGTAGTATCGAGACAAGGATTACTTGATCTTGCAATGAGTCTTGACCAGATCGGGCCTTTTGCTCAGGACGCTGGTGGAATCGCTTTAATGCTTGATACAATTGCAGGATACGACCCAATTGAATGCACAAGCCTGAAAGATACTCCTGATTTTGAAGGTATAACTGAAAAGTCACAGGATGCTCTCAAAGGAATGAAGGTAGGTGTAGTAAAAGAGTTCTTTGATGTTTCTGATGATAAGATAGTCAATATAATTGAAGAGCAGATCGATAAAATGACAGAAGCAGGGGCCGAAGTAGTGGAATTAAGCTTCGACTATATTGATTTATGTCTACCTACCTACTACCTCATAAACTATGTTGAATTTTTCTCTGCAACAAGAAAATACGACGGCCGAAAATATGGTTACAGAATTGAAGATGTATGTGGAGATGAAGTTTTAAGGAGAATTCACATAGGTTCATATATCAGCCAGAAAGAATACAGCGGAAAATACTACAAAAAAGCACTGCAGGCAAGATCATTAATTAGAAGAGAAATAACTAAGCTTTTAGGCGGTGTGGATGTAATAATAGGCCCAACAGTTCCAAAACTCCCTCACAAACTTGGTGAATCACTGGATACAATGGAAATGTATGCTTACGATGTCCTGACAGTTATAGCAAACCTTGCAGGAATTCCAGCAGCAAGTATGAAGGCTGGAGAAGTTGATGGAATACCAGTTGGACTCCAGATTCAGGGAAAACCATTAGATGATGCTAAAATTATTCAGTTAATGGCGGGACTTGAACAGATTTAA
- a CDS encoding MFS transporter has product MAEKSKNGWLTLIIVTLSVFTIVIDKTFLNVAIYTLIRDLSTTIQTIQAIIAIYSLVMASLMLFGGKLQDVFGRKKTFLMGASIYGAGTIVAALSINSIMLLLGWSILEGVGAALMMPATTSIISGTYGGEKRAFALGIISSMASGAGTIGPIIGGFLTTYYSWRYAFALELVIIIAILLFSKEIDVFPPVIKWREIDVLGAINSSLGIFLLVVGVLLLNNPSSWNTAILSIIIGIFLLIIFYFTQKRRIEWNKMPLLDITLFKDHSFTLGNITRLIMNFTIGGVTFVIPVFLQGVIGTNPLVTGLTLIPMSIGIFTMSFTAGKVSTRMQPRYILSIGFLASLAGSIYLSLIFSPSTTVMDMIPGVLFLGIGMGIVFPHSANIIFAAARRDQQSDASGILNTGINLGSSLGTAVLGVILILGSFGTLGGGSMYDLPAGSSYGNNNQRLFEKVSAVNMPIIKGTGVTEDHQKTNAMKDAFNVVTLMLIIGLICSMLIPIKPTKHEEHCVTTHI; this is encoded by the coding sequence GTGGCGGAAAAATCAAAAAATGGATGGTTAACCCTTATAATTGTTACCCTATCTGTCTTTACCATAGTTATAGATAAAACATTTTTAAATGTAGCGATTTATACCTTAATAAGAGATTTGAGTACTACTATTCAAACTATTCAAGCCATAATCGCGATTTACTCCCTGGTTATGGCTTCATTAATGCTCTTTGGAGGAAAACTGCAGGATGTTTTTGGGAGGAAAAAAACATTCCTTATGGGTGCATCTATCTATGGAGCAGGTACAATAGTCGCAGCTTTAAGTATAAACAGCATCATGCTTCTGCTCGGATGGTCCATACTTGAAGGAGTAGGGGCTGCACTTATGATGCCTGCCACTACTTCCATAATCTCCGGAACTTACGGGGGAGAAAAAAGAGCCTTCGCACTGGGAATAATAAGTTCCATGGCTTCGGGAGCAGGGACTATCGGGCCAATTATAGGTGGATTTTTAACAACTTACTATTCCTGGCGTTACGCTTTTGCACTTGAACTGGTTATAATCATTGCGATACTCCTGTTTTCAAAAGAGATCGATGTATTCCCACCCGTTATAAAATGGCGTGAAATAGATGTTTTAGGGGCAATAAATTCTTCACTGGGCATATTTCTGCTGGTTGTTGGTGTGCTGCTACTTAACAACCCCTCAAGTTGGAACACTGCGATTTTATCCATTATAATTGGAATATTTCTCTTGATTATATTTTATTTCACCCAGAAAAGAAGGATTGAATGGAATAAAATGCCTTTGCTTGACATTACCCTATTTAAAGATCATTCTTTCACCTTAGGAAACATAACAAGATTAATAATGAATTTCACAATTGGAGGGGTGACTTTCGTTATTCCAGTGTTTTTACAGGGAGTTATAGGAACCAATCCATTAGTAACCGGTTTAACCCTGATACCTATGAGTATAGGCATTTTTACAATGTCATTTACAGCAGGAAAGGTTTCAACAAGAATGCAACCGCGTTATATACTTTCTATTGGATTTTTAGCATCTTTAGCCGGAAGCATATATTTGAGCCTTATTTTCAGTCCTTCCACAACGGTTATGGACATGATTCCGGGCGTACTATTCCTCGGAATAGGAATGGGAATTGTTTTCCCCCATTCAGCAAATATAATCTTTGCAGCTGCCAGGAGGGACCAACAGTCTGATGCGTCAGGAATCCTGAATACCGGCATTAACCTTGGTTCTTCACTTGGAACCGCTGTTCTGGGAGTAATATTAATACTTGGAAGTTTCGGTACTTTAGGAGGCGGATCCATGTACGATTTACCTGCAGGCAGTTCCTATGGAAATAATAATCAGAGATTGTTTGAGAAAGTAAGCGCTGTGAATATGCCTATTATAAAAGGGACAGGAGTAACTGAAGATCATCAAAAAACAAATGCTATGAAAGATGCATTTAATGTAGTAACCTTAATGCTAATTATAGGCTTAATATGCTCCATGTTAATACCAATAAAACCGACTAAACATGAGGAACACTGTGTTACCACGCATATTTGA
- a CDS encoding heparan-alpha-glucosaminide N-acetyltransferase codes for MNSNLNKRFWEVDSLRGLAIVMMVVFHFIFDLNYFGIYSFNMYSGFLWWFARVTASIFIFLVGVSLSLSYARTTISSNRPTEKELFLKYLKRGLKIFSYGLLITAATYIFIGDGFIVFGILHFIGIAIILEYVFIKRKYFNLFLGLAFIVAGIILMRFRFDFYSLLWLGFTPNNFYTVDYFPLLPWLGAVSFGIFLGNTLYEKYVRQFELPDLSNNLVVKVSSFLGKHSLLIYLIHQPIIIILLLLFGFIDLSYFFPTL; via the coding sequence ATGAATTCCAATCTAAATAAACGTTTTTGGGAAGTTGACTCCCTGCGTGGGCTTGCCATAGTAATGATGGTAGTGTTCCATTTCATATTTGACCTGAACTATTTTGGAATTTACAGTTTCAACATGTACTCTGGATTTTTATGGTGGTTTGCGCGTGTAACTGCATCTATATTCATCTTCTTGGTGGGAGTATCTTTAAGTCTTAGTTACGCAAGGACAACCATTTCAAGCAACCGTCCAACTGAAAAAGAGCTTTTTTTGAAGTATTTAAAGAGGGGGCTTAAAATATTTTCCTACGGGCTTTTAATTACTGCTGCTACCTATATTTTTATTGGAGACGGTTTCATCGTGTTTGGAATTCTCCATTTTATAGGAATAGCTATAATCCTGGAATATGTGTTTATAAAACGTAAATATTTTAACCTGTTTTTGGGTCTGGCATTTATCGTGGCAGGAATTATATTAATGCGCTTTAGGTTTGATTTTTATAGCCTTTTATGGCTTGGATTTACTCCAAATAATTTTTACACTGTAGACTATTTCCCACTGCTGCCGTGGTTGGGAGCAGTTTCCTTTGGGATATTTCTTGGAAACACACTCTATGAAAAATATGTGAGGCAGTTTGAACTGCCTGATCTGTCCAATAATCTGGTTGTGAAGGTGTCAAGCTTTTTAGGGAAGCATTCGCTGCTTATTTATTTAATTCACCAGCCGATAATAATTATACTGCTGCTTCTTTTTGGCTTTATAGATCTCAGTTATTTTTTTCCTACTCTTTAA
- a CDS encoding HAD family hydrolase — protein sequence MKAIVFDNSGTLIERYRAVKDLQTGEIFDTISSLDIVDSSSARALVVIQTDPSKCIINAKPDQRICQFIKRNDIHIDISYSTVEIKKKELIEAITGDESKVSDIQDTIRAVTAKGYNIQVCSGSGFIVNLNKGKIEFIVTSGGRIFPEVRDVVKELQKRDIHIFIASGDRKGSLKALARYIGIPEENVFDTADSWKKMEIVKGLKRNYDVMMVGNSVNDVLALKEADIGVLTVQQKEKNPQMVYNSADVIVENIKEILDIDF from the coding sequence ATGAAAGCGATTGTATTCGATAATTCAGGGACACTTATTGAAAGATATAGAGCTGTGAAAGACCTTCAAACAGGCGAAATATTTGATACCATAAGTTCGCTGGATATTGTAGACAGCAGCAGTGCAAGAGCACTTGTAGTTATACAGACAGACCCTTCAAAGTGTATAATTAATGCAAAACCAGACCAGAGAATATGTCAGTTCATTAAAAGGAACGACATCCATATTGATATAAGCTATTCAACCGTTGAAATCAAAAAAAAGGAATTAATTGAAGCCATTACTGGCGATGAATCTAAAGTAAGTGATATCCAGGATACAATAAGGGCAGTAACAGCCAAAGGTTACAATATACAGGTATGCAGTGGATCTGGATTTATAGTGAATCTAAACAAGGGAAAAATTGAATTTATAGTCACTTCAGGAGGAAGAATATTCCCAGAAGTGCGAGATGTGGTTAAAGAACTGCAAAAAAGAGACATTCACATATTCATAGCCTCCGGAGATCGGAAAGGATCTTTAAAAGCGCTTGCAAGATACATTGGAATACCTGAAGAAAATGTTTTTGACACTGCAGACTCCTGGAAAAAGATGGAAATTGTAAAGGGACTTAAAAGGAACTATGACGTTATGATGGTTGGAAACAGTGTAAATGATGTTCTTGCCCTAAAAGAAGCAGATATTGGTGTTCTTACTGTACAGCAGAAAGAGAAGAATCCACAAATGGTTTACAACTCTGCAGATGTCATTGTGGAGAATATAAAAGAGATTCTGGATATTGATTTTTAA
- a CDS encoding AAA family ATPase, translating into MKKIGLLYVKGALPLFENFGELPTHIVKENGRVNGQKASDVLDGLIIPGGSIVESQSVGEDLKKEVMKMNHDGKFIFGMCSGFQLLANKTDIGRRSPCPIEREGLGILDVSFRPMIGTDRVEAEILDDSFLTKGMDGETVTGFHCHTYGLIEGNAAPLFLSTVKRTDYQNNPRKILSGARNDEGNVTGTMVHGCLDENPALVDNILEFIGATEKDILEIKEKNTELSKKIRSEIGIDTNISANSLNSPVNPSNLELPKVLMMVGTGSDSGKTFLTTGIVGTLRKRGYRVFVLKVGPDIRDLVPSLYLNKENMEKFSSIQIGGLGWMDLENVLKDLKNQNYDLVLIEGVMSAFTGLLNEKTPFSSAEIAKAANIPVIMVSSCSKGGIETAAVDIVGHVGIMDKLGVQTSGVILNRVYDKSISKVSSAYITKMTGKNVIAEVPKVKMTERGNTPEVEIKLEEFCLNAMKTVEEHLNMDQILKMAEIPEFSGYLSYKEIVSKF; encoded by the coding sequence ATGAAAAAAATAGGTCTCCTGTATGTAAAAGGTGCGCTGCCCCTTTTTGAGAATTTCGGTGAACTACCAACACATATTGTGAAAGAAAATGGCCGGGTCAACGGTCAAAAAGCCAGTGATGTACTTGACGGGCTTATAATACCTGGTGGGAGCATAGTTGAATCACAAAGTGTTGGAGAAGATCTCAAAAAGGAAGTCATGAAAATGAATCATGATGGAAAATTTATTTTTGGGATGTGCTCTGGATTCCAGCTGCTTGCAAATAAAACGGATATAGGCAGACGTTCTCCGTGCCCTATTGAAAGGGAAGGCCTTGGAATTCTGGACGTGTCGTTTCGCCCTATGATCGGAACAGATAGAGTTGAAGCTGAAATTCTTGATGATTCATTTTTGACTAAGGGTATGGATGGAGAGACTGTTACAGGTTTTCACTGCCATACTTACGGGTTAATTGAAGGAAATGCTGCCCCTCTTTTTTTAAGCACAGTTAAAAGAACAGATTATCAAAATAATCCTCGTAAAATATTATCTGGAGCTAGAAATGATGAAGGGAATGTCACTGGTACGATGGTTCATGGGTGCCTCGATGAGAATCCTGCACTTGTAGATAATATCCTTGAATTTATAGGTGCAACTGAAAAAGATATTTTGGAGATTAAAGAGAAGAATACGGAGCTTTCAAAGAAAATTAGAAGCGAAATAGGTATAGATACGAATATCTCTGCCAACTCATTGAATTCTCCAGTAAATCCCTCTAACCTGGAGCTTCCGAAGGTTCTGATGATGGTAGGCACTGGTTCAGATTCTGGAAAAACATTCTTGACAACAGGAATCGTGGGGACTTTGCGAAAAAGAGGTTATCGGGTTTTCGTGTTAAAAGTAGGGCCGGATATAAGGGATTTAGTGCCTTCACTTTACTTGAATAAAGAAAATATGGAAAAATTCTCATCTATTCAAATAGGCGGACTTGGATGGATGGACTTAGAAAATGTCCTTAAGGACCTAAAAAATCAAAATTATGACCTTGTTTTGATTGAAGGAGTTATGAGTGCATTTACAGGACTATTAAACGAAAAAACTCCATTTTCGTCGGCTGAAATTGCAAAGGCTGCAAATATTCCAGTTATTATGGTCTCATCATGCAGTAAAGGCGGAATTGAAACTGCAGCGGTGGATATAGTTGGTCATGTAGGCATAATGGACAAACTTGGAGTTCAGACAAGTGGTGTTATCTTAAATAGGGTTTACGATAAGTCTATTTCAAAGGTTTCATCAGCTTACATAACCAAAATGACAGGTAAAAATGTTATAGCTGAAGTTCCCAAGGTAAAAATGACCGAAAGGGGCAATACTCCTGAAGTAGAAATTAAACTGGAAGAGTTCTGTTTAAATGCTATGAAAACAGTTGAAGAACATTTAAATATGGATCAAATCCTTAAAATGGCTGAAATTCCTGAATTCAGCGGTTATTTGTCCTATAAAGAAATAGTTTCTAAATTTTAA
- a CDS encoding LysE family translocator produces the protein MIEIALFALTSFGVGLSGALVPGPMFTVTVSDSVKKGFKTGPMIILGHIMTEILMMIAILAGLGQILGSQTAAFIIGIFGGTVLIFMGYSTSRSNTTLSNIKTNENRTPKYGSFIKGVITSISNPYFFIWWGTIGLAFMFKGLALAGIIGILAFSIGHWLADLSWFSVVSFASSRGSKFMSDETYKAVMVICGVFLILLGVYFIVSQVNLF, from the coding sequence TTGATTGAAATTGCGTTATTTGCATTAACTTCATTTGGAGTTGGATTATCTGGCGCATTAGTCCCAGGACCCATGTTCACTGTAACAGTTTCTGACTCTGTTAAAAAAGGGTTTAAAACAGGCCCCATGATTATCCTAGGCCACATAATGACAGAAATACTGATGATGATCGCCATTTTGGCAGGTTTAGGTCAGATTTTAGGTTCCCAAACTGCGGCTTTTATCATTGGAATATTTGGAGGTACAGTCCTCATATTTATGGGATACAGTACATCCAGATCAAATACCACTTTGTCAAATATCAAAACTAATGAAAACAGAACCCCAAAATACGGATCTTTTATTAAGGGAGTTATAACAAGTATTTCCAACCCTTATTTTTTTATATGGTGGGGAACCATTGGCCTGGCATTCATGTTTAAAGGACTCGCACTGGCAGGGATTATTGGAATTTTAGCATTTTCAATTGGCCACTGGTTAGCTGATCTTTCATGGTTCAGCGTAGTCTCGTTCGCATCAAGCAGAGGATCAAAATTCATGAGCGATGAAACATATAAGGCAGTAATGGTAATTTGCGGAGTATTCCTTATCCTACTTGGCGTCTATTTCATCGTTTCCCAGGTAAATCTGTTTTAA